A part of Tachysurus vachellii isolate PV-2020 chromosome 4, HZAU_Pvac_v1, whole genome shotgun sequence genomic DNA contains:
- the bmpr2a gene encoding bone morphogenetic protein receptor type-2a isoform X3, whose product MKMDKNQSGDMTVLHVGLFALVLLSPVTAAQSEERECAYAEQQDLSKRIDGGGEGRVFLENNTIRCSQVGRCYGLWEKKHNGVHLVKQGCWGSQGGQRMCHDDRCQVTEPPSQIQNGTYRFCCCSKDMCNLNFTEDYPPPRSTPAPPVPRHLYREEAILIALATVSMVAVLVVLVFFCLRVLRGRGKQSLHNLNMLEAAFSPPSLDLDSLKLLELIGRGRYGSVYRGSLDERSVAVKVFTSTNRQPFVNERSIYRLLLDHDSITHFLETEERVGSDGQPEYLLIMDYYPHGSLCTYLSTRTVDWLSCCRLVVSVTRGLAYLHTELVRGDIYKPAVSHRDLNSRNVLVKPDGCCVISDFGLSMALTGKRQSGQVEEDNTAISEVGTVRYMAPEVLEGAVNLRDCEAALKQVDVFALGLLYWECFMRCTDLFPSESVPPFQLAFQAEAGNHPTIEEMQALVSRHKQRPKFPEAWKENSLAVRSLKETIEDCWDQDAEARLTAQCVEERLAELLVLWEREKSTSPAVNVSTALHNHRNLSHGHQAPKTGSYPETSSSATVEEREGGAKPPHSDASTEPVLMGGAAEKNRNCINYERQQAQSGSGPDGTMPALLSKPMAVKCGGRPLHAQLTQEDLETTKLDLSEVQRNLRESSDESLMEHSEKQFSFGETGSSQSPFYPLADATADIMGSQVSTPSSVLPKQQNVPKRPSSLSLQSKPAAALSLRMKFSKLSKSNLKKADVDVARTKSAPEPRPVKVISNNTVSEIMANISTQLPPGGTVSTTESQSKDGVSSEEMSFGILTASPDEQEPLLRRDTQLENNTNNNNSNNNGGDGEGDGEGESRDGGGGGEIGESAAQLGETSSSSVTEPPVPPPSRPPAPPMTTPQLTPAALTQGEALLRQNRGRRPERPNSLDLSITTLPLLGGHSDCDGKEGSGDKIKKRVKTPYALKKWRPATWVITTDTLDAEVNNNKCPGGQNHNAGPSRAKSTPAVNLRGRGGVASGFTSDPSDCTF is encoded by the exons atgaaGATGGATAAAAATCAATCGGGAGACATGACAGTCCTTCATGTGGGCCTCTTTGCTTTGGTTCTGCTCAGTCCTGTTACTG CTGCTCAGAGTGAGGAGAGGGAGTGTGCGTACGCCGAACAGCAGGACCTGTCCAAGCGCATtgatggaggaggagaggggCGTGTCTTCCTGGAAAACAACACCATTCGTTGCAGCCAGGTTGGGCGGTGCTACGGATTGTGGGAGAAGAAGCACAACGGCGTGCATCTGGTCAAACAAG GTTGCTGGGGGTCCCAGGGTGGCCAGCGGATGTGCCATGATGACCGTTGCCAGGTGACAGAGCCACCCTCCCAGATCCAAAATGGCACCTATCGCTTCTGTTGTTGTAGCAAAGACATGTGCAACCTGAACTTCACCGAGGACTATCCTCCACCCAGATCCACCCCCGCACCTCCAGTCC CTCGCCATCTCTACCGAGAGGAGGCCATCTTGATTGCCTTGGCAACTGTCTCCATGGTAGCTGTCCTGGTTGTGCTGGTCTTTTTTTGCCTTCGTGTACTGAGAG GACGTGGTAAACAGAGTCTCCATAACCTGAACATGTTGGAGGCGGCTTTCTCTCCTCCATCACTGGACCTGGACAGTCTCAAGCTTCTGGAG CTGATTGGGCGTGGTCGGTACGGGTCGGTGTACCGTGGCTCCCTGGACGAGCGTTCCGTGGCGGTTAAAGTGTTCACCAGCACCAACCGGCAACCGTTTGTTAACGAGCGCTCCATCTACCGTCTCCTACTGGACCACGACAGCATCACACACTTCCTCGAGACGGAGGAACGAGTCGGAAGCGATGGACAGCCAGAGTACTTGCTCATTATGGACTACTACCCACAC gGTTCTCTCTGCACGTATCTGAGCACGAGGACAGTCGACTGGTTGAGCTGCTGCCGTCTGGTCGTCTCTGTCACCAGAGGACTGGCTTACCTTCACACGGAGCTGGTGAGAGGAG aTATATACAAGCCTGCCGTCTCTCACAGGGACCTGAACAGCAGGAACGTGTTGGTGAAACCAGACGGCTGCTGCGTCATCAGTGATTTCGGCCTGTCCATGGCCCTGACAGGAAAGAGACAGTCGGGTCAGGTGGAGGAGGACAACACAGCCATCAGCGAG gTGGGCACAGTGCGGTACATGGCTCCGGAGGTGCTGGAGGGAGCTGTGAATCTGCGAGACTGCGAGGCTGCACTAAAACAAGTGGACGTTTTTGCTCTCGGTCTGCTGTACTGGGAATGCTTCATGCGCTGCACTGATCTCTTCCCAA GTGAATCCGTGCCCCCGTTCCAGCTGGCCTTCCAGGCTGAGGCAGGAAATCATCCGACCATAGAGGAAATGCAGGCACTGGTTTCCCGCCATAAACAGAGACCCAAATTTCCTGAAGCCTGGAAGGAAAACAGTctg gcagtACGCTCTCTGAAGGAGACGATAGAGGACTGCTGGGATCAGGACGCCGAGGCTCGGCTCACAGCTCAGTGTGTGGAGGAACGTCTGGCTGAACTGCTCGTCCTCTGGGAACGAGAAAAATCCACAAGTCCTGCTGTAAACGTCAGCACGGCCCTGCACAATCACAG GAACTTGTCACATGGACATCAAGCACCAAAGACTGGCTCCTACCCAGAAACCTCGTCTTCAGCTACTGTtgaggagagagagggtggagcTAAACCTCCTCACAGTGATGCATCTACAGAACCTGTGCTGATGGGAGGAGCtgcagaaaagaacagaaactgCATCAATTATGAGCGTCAACAAGCCCAATCTGGGTCAGGGCCTGACGGTACCATGCCTGCGCTGCTCTCTAAACCCATGGCAGTGAAGTGCGGTGGCCGTCCCCTCCATGCCCAGCTCACTCAGGAAGATCTGGAGACCACTAAACTGGACCTGAGCGAGGTGCAGAGGAACCTGCGTGAGAGCTCTGACGAGAGCTTAATGGAGCATTCAGAAAAACAGTTCAGCTTCGGTGAAACGGGGAGCTCACAAAGTCCCTTCTACCCGCTTGCGGATGCGACTGCTGACATCATGGGGTCACAGGTTTCCACACCTTCATCCGTCCTGCCCAAGCAGCAAAACGTCCCGAAGAGACCCAGCAGTCTGAGCCTGCAGTCTAAACCTGCTGCAGCTTTGTCTCTCAGGATGAAGTTCAGCAAGCTGAGCAAAAGCAATCTAAAGAAAGCCGACGTGGACGTGGCCAGAACTAAATCTGCTCCTGAGCCACGCCCAGTTAAGGTTATCTCCAACAACACAGTCTCAGAAATAATGGCAAATATAAGCACACAGCTGCCACCAGGGGGCACTGTGAGCACCACTGAATCTCAGAGTAAAGATGGTGTGAGCTCAGAGGAGATGAGCTTCGGAATCCTGACCGCCAGTCCGGACGAGCAGGAGCCCCTGCTGAGGAGAGACACACAGCTGGagaacaacaccaacaacaacaacagcaataacaaTGGCGGAGACGGTGAGGGCGATGGAGAGGGTGAGAGCAGagacggaggaggaggaggggagaTTGGTGAGAGTGCTGCACAACTCGGAGAGACTTCCTCCTCATCTGTGACAGAGCCTCCTGTACCGCCTCCTTCACGCCCACCTGCCCCGCCCATGACCACGCCCCAGCTGACACCCGCAGCACTCACACAGGGTGAGGCACTGCTCAGGCAGAACCGTGGACGAAGACCCGAGAGACCAAACTCACTGGACCTGTCCATCACTACGCTGCCCTTACTGG GAGGCCACTCAGACTGTGATGGGAAGGAGGGATCAGGAGACAAGATTAAAAAACGAGTGAAGACCCCCTACGCTTTAAAGAAGTGGCGTCCGGCGACTTGGGTCATCACTACAGACACTCTCGATGCCGAAGTGAACAACAACAAGTGTCCTGGAGGTCAGAACCACAATGCTGGGCCCAGCAGAGCCAAATCAACCCCTGCAGTTAACCTGAGGGGACGAGGGGGCGTAGCCTCTGGCTTCACCTCTGACCCCAGCGACTGCACCTTTTAA
- the bmpr2a gene encoding bone morphogenetic protein receptor type-2a isoform X2 — protein MKMDKNQSGDMTVLHVGLFALVLLSPVTAAQSEERECAYAEQQDLSKRIDGGGEGRVFLENNTIRCSQVGRCYGLWEKKHNGVHLVKQGCWGSQGGQRMCHDDRCQVTEPPSQIQNGTYRFCCCSKDMCNLNFTEDYPPPRSTPAPPVPARHLYREEAILIALATVSMVAVLVVLVFFCLRVLRGRGKQSLHNLNMLEAAFSPPSLDLDSLKLLELIGRGRYGSVYRGSLDERSVAVKVFTSTNRQPFVNERSIYRLLLDHDSITHFLETEERVGSDGQPEYLLIMDYYPHGSLCTYLSTRTVDWLSCCRLVVSVTRGLAYLHTELVRGDIYKPAVSHRDLNSRNVLVKPDGCCVISDFGLSMALTGKRQSGQVEEDNTAISEVGTVRYMAPEVLEGAVNLRDCEAALKQVDVFALGLLYWECFMRCTDLFPSESVPPFQLAFQAEAGNHPTIEEMQALVSRHKQRPKFPEAWKENSLAVRSLKETIEDCWDQDAEARLTAQCVEERLAELLVLWEREKSTSPAVNVSTALHNHRNLSHGHQAPKTGSYPETSSSATVEEREGGAKPPHSDASTEPVLMGGAAEKNRNCINYERQQAQSGSGPDGTMPALLSKPMAVKCGGRPLHAQLTQEDLETTKLDLSEVQRNLRESSDESLMEHSEKQFSFGETGSSQSPFYPLADATADIMGSQVSTPSSVLPKQQNVPKRPSSLSLQSKPAAALSLRMKFSKLSKSNLKKADVDVARTKSAPEPRPVKVISNNTVSEIMANISTQLPPGGTVSTTESQSKDGVSSEEMSFGILTASPDEQEPLLRRDTQLENNTNNNNSNNNGGDGEGDGEGESRDGGGGGEIGESAAQLGETSSSSVTEPPVPPPSRPPAPPMTTPQLTPAALTQGEALLRQNRGRRPERPNSLDLSITTLPLLGGHSDCDGKEGSGDKIKKRVKTPYALKKWRPATWVITTDTLDAEVNNNKCPGGQNHNAGPSRAKSTPAVNLRGRGGVASGFTSDPSDCTF, from the exons atgaaGATGGATAAAAATCAATCGGGAGACATGACAGTCCTTCATGTGGGCCTCTTTGCTTTGGTTCTGCTCAGTCCTGTTACTG CTGCTCAGAGTGAGGAGAGGGAGTGTGCGTACGCCGAACAGCAGGACCTGTCCAAGCGCATtgatggaggaggagaggggCGTGTCTTCCTGGAAAACAACACCATTCGTTGCAGCCAGGTTGGGCGGTGCTACGGATTGTGGGAGAAGAAGCACAACGGCGTGCATCTGGTCAAACAAG GTTGCTGGGGGTCCCAGGGTGGCCAGCGGATGTGCCATGATGACCGTTGCCAGGTGACAGAGCCACCCTCCCAGATCCAAAATGGCACCTATCGCTTCTGTTGTTGTAGCAAAGACATGTGCAACCTGAACTTCACCGAGGACTATCCTCCACCCAGATCCACCCCCGCACCTCCAGTCC CAGCTCGCCATCTCTACCGAGAGGAGGCCATCTTGATTGCCTTGGCAACTGTCTCCATGGTAGCTGTCCTGGTTGTGCTGGTCTTTTTTTGCCTTCGTGTACTGAGAG GACGTGGTAAACAGAGTCTCCATAACCTGAACATGTTGGAGGCGGCTTTCTCTCCTCCATCACTGGACCTGGACAGTCTCAAGCTTCTGGAG CTGATTGGGCGTGGTCGGTACGGGTCGGTGTACCGTGGCTCCCTGGACGAGCGTTCCGTGGCGGTTAAAGTGTTCACCAGCACCAACCGGCAACCGTTTGTTAACGAGCGCTCCATCTACCGTCTCCTACTGGACCACGACAGCATCACACACTTCCTCGAGACGGAGGAACGAGTCGGAAGCGATGGACAGCCAGAGTACTTGCTCATTATGGACTACTACCCACAC gGTTCTCTCTGCACGTATCTGAGCACGAGGACAGTCGACTGGTTGAGCTGCTGCCGTCTGGTCGTCTCTGTCACCAGAGGACTGGCTTACCTTCACACGGAGCTGGTGAGAGGAG aTATATACAAGCCTGCCGTCTCTCACAGGGACCTGAACAGCAGGAACGTGTTGGTGAAACCAGACGGCTGCTGCGTCATCAGTGATTTCGGCCTGTCCATGGCCCTGACAGGAAAGAGACAGTCGGGTCAGGTGGAGGAGGACAACACAGCCATCAGCGAG gTGGGCACAGTGCGGTACATGGCTCCGGAGGTGCTGGAGGGAGCTGTGAATCTGCGAGACTGCGAGGCTGCACTAAAACAAGTGGACGTTTTTGCTCTCGGTCTGCTGTACTGGGAATGCTTCATGCGCTGCACTGATCTCTTCCCAA GTGAATCCGTGCCCCCGTTCCAGCTGGCCTTCCAGGCTGAGGCAGGAAATCATCCGACCATAGAGGAAATGCAGGCACTGGTTTCCCGCCATAAACAGAGACCCAAATTTCCTGAAGCCTGGAAGGAAAACAGTctg gcagtACGCTCTCTGAAGGAGACGATAGAGGACTGCTGGGATCAGGACGCCGAGGCTCGGCTCACAGCTCAGTGTGTGGAGGAACGTCTGGCTGAACTGCTCGTCCTCTGGGAACGAGAAAAATCCACAAGTCCTGCTGTAAACGTCAGCACGGCCCTGCACAATCACAG GAACTTGTCACATGGACATCAAGCACCAAAGACTGGCTCCTACCCAGAAACCTCGTCTTCAGCTACTGTtgaggagagagagggtggagcTAAACCTCCTCACAGTGATGCATCTACAGAACCTGTGCTGATGGGAGGAGCtgcagaaaagaacagaaactgCATCAATTATGAGCGTCAACAAGCCCAATCTGGGTCAGGGCCTGACGGTACCATGCCTGCGCTGCTCTCTAAACCCATGGCAGTGAAGTGCGGTGGCCGTCCCCTCCATGCCCAGCTCACTCAGGAAGATCTGGAGACCACTAAACTGGACCTGAGCGAGGTGCAGAGGAACCTGCGTGAGAGCTCTGACGAGAGCTTAATGGAGCATTCAGAAAAACAGTTCAGCTTCGGTGAAACGGGGAGCTCACAAAGTCCCTTCTACCCGCTTGCGGATGCGACTGCTGACATCATGGGGTCACAGGTTTCCACACCTTCATCCGTCCTGCCCAAGCAGCAAAACGTCCCGAAGAGACCCAGCAGTCTGAGCCTGCAGTCTAAACCTGCTGCAGCTTTGTCTCTCAGGATGAAGTTCAGCAAGCTGAGCAAAAGCAATCTAAAGAAAGCCGACGTGGACGTGGCCAGAACTAAATCTGCTCCTGAGCCACGCCCAGTTAAGGTTATCTCCAACAACACAGTCTCAGAAATAATGGCAAATATAAGCACACAGCTGCCACCAGGGGGCACTGTGAGCACCACTGAATCTCAGAGTAAAGATGGTGTGAGCTCAGAGGAGATGAGCTTCGGAATCCTGACCGCCAGTCCGGACGAGCAGGAGCCCCTGCTGAGGAGAGACACACAGCTGGagaacaacaccaacaacaacaacagcaataacaaTGGCGGAGACGGTGAGGGCGATGGAGAGGGTGAGAGCAGagacggaggaggaggaggggagaTTGGTGAGAGTGCTGCACAACTCGGAGAGACTTCCTCCTCATCTGTGACAGAGCCTCCTGTACCGCCTCCTTCACGCCCACCTGCCCCGCCCATGACCACGCCCCAGCTGACACCCGCAGCACTCACACAGGGTGAGGCACTGCTCAGGCAGAACCGTGGACGAAGACCCGAGAGACCAAACTCACTGGACCTGTCCATCACTACGCTGCCCTTACTGG GAGGCCACTCAGACTGTGATGGGAAGGAGGGATCAGGAGACAAGATTAAAAAACGAGTGAAGACCCCCTACGCTTTAAAGAAGTGGCGTCCGGCGACTTGGGTCATCACTACAGACACTCTCGATGCCGAAGTGAACAACAACAAGTGTCCTGGAGGTCAGAACCACAATGCTGGGCCCAGCAGAGCCAAATCAACCCCTGCAGTTAACCTGAGGGGACGAGGGGGCGTAGCCTCTGGCTTCACCTCTGACCCCAGCGACTGCACCTTTTAA
- the bmpr2a gene encoding bone morphogenetic protein receptor type-2a isoform X1 encodes MKMDKNQSGDMTVLHVGLFALVLLSPVTAAQSEERECAYAEQQDLSKRIDGGGEGRVFLENNTIRCSQVGRCYGLWEKKHNGVHLVKQGCWGSQGGQRMCHDDRCQVTEPPSQIQNGTYRFCCCSKDMCNLNFTEDYPPPRSTPAPPVRESRHLYREEAILIALATVSMVAVLVVLVFFCLRVLRGRGKQSLHNLNMLEAAFSPPSLDLDSLKLLELIGRGRYGSVYRGSLDERSVAVKVFTSTNRQPFVNERSIYRLLLDHDSITHFLETEERVGSDGQPEYLLIMDYYPHGSLCTYLSTRTVDWLSCCRLVVSVTRGLAYLHTELVRGDIYKPAVSHRDLNSRNVLVKPDGCCVISDFGLSMALTGKRQSGQVEEDNTAISEVGTVRYMAPEVLEGAVNLRDCEAALKQVDVFALGLLYWECFMRCTDLFPSESVPPFQLAFQAEAGNHPTIEEMQALVSRHKQRPKFPEAWKENSLAVRSLKETIEDCWDQDAEARLTAQCVEERLAELLVLWEREKSTSPAVNVSTALHNHRNLSHGHQAPKTGSYPETSSSATVEEREGGAKPPHSDASTEPVLMGGAAEKNRNCINYERQQAQSGSGPDGTMPALLSKPMAVKCGGRPLHAQLTQEDLETTKLDLSEVQRNLRESSDESLMEHSEKQFSFGETGSSQSPFYPLADATADIMGSQVSTPSSVLPKQQNVPKRPSSLSLQSKPAAALSLRMKFSKLSKSNLKKADVDVARTKSAPEPRPVKVISNNTVSEIMANISTQLPPGGTVSTTESQSKDGVSSEEMSFGILTASPDEQEPLLRRDTQLENNTNNNNSNNNGGDGEGDGEGESRDGGGGGEIGESAAQLGETSSSSVTEPPVPPPSRPPAPPMTTPQLTPAALTQGEALLRQNRGRRPERPNSLDLSITTLPLLGGHSDCDGKEGSGDKIKKRVKTPYALKKWRPATWVITTDTLDAEVNNNKCPGGQNHNAGPSRAKSTPAVNLRGRGGVASGFTSDPSDCTF; translated from the exons atgaaGATGGATAAAAATCAATCGGGAGACATGACAGTCCTTCATGTGGGCCTCTTTGCTTTGGTTCTGCTCAGTCCTGTTACTG CTGCTCAGAGTGAGGAGAGGGAGTGTGCGTACGCCGAACAGCAGGACCTGTCCAAGCGCATtgatggaggaggagaggggCGTGTCTTCCTGGAAAACAACACCATTCGTTGCAGCCAGGTTGGGCGGTGCTACGGATTGTGGGAGAAGAAGCACAACGGCGTGCATCTGGTCAAACAAG GTTGCTGGGGGTCCCAGGGTGGCCAGCGGATGTGCCATGATGACCGTTGCCAGGTGACAGAGCCACCCTCCCAGATCCAAAATGGCACCTATCGCTTCTGTTGTTGTAGCAAAGACATGTGCAACCTGAACTTCACCGAGGACTATCCTCCACCCAGATCCACCCCCGCACCTCCAGTCCGTGAGT CTCGCCATCTCTACCGAGAGGAGGCCATCTTGATTGCCTTGGCAACTGTCTCCATGGTAGCTGTCCTGGTTGTGCTGGTCTTTTTTTGCCTTCGTGTACTGAGAG GACGTGGTAAACAGAGTCTCCATAACCTGAACATGTTGGAGGCGGCTTTCTCTCCTCCATCACTGGACCTGGACAGTCTCAAGCTTCTGGAG CTGATTGGGCGTGGTCGGTACGGGTCGGTGTACCGTGGCTCCCTGGACGAGCGTTCCGTGGCGGTTAAAGTGTTCACCAGCACCAACCGGCAACCGTTTGTTAACGAGCGCTCCATCTACCGTCTCCTACTGGACCACGACAGCATCACACACTTCCTCGAGACGGAGGAACGAGTCGGAAGCGATGGACAGCCAGAGTACTTGCTCATTATGGACTACTACCCACAC gGTTCTCTCTGCACGTATCTGAGCACGAGGACAGTCGACTGGTTGAGCTGCTGCCGTCTGGTCGTCTCTGTCACCAGAGGACTGGCTTACCTTCACACGGAGCTGGTGAGAGGAG aTATATACAAGCCTGCCGTCTCTCACAGGGACCTGAACAGCAGGAACGTGTTGGTGAAACCAGACGGCTGCTGCGTCATCAGTGATTTCGGCCTGTCCATGGCCCTGACAGGAAAGAGACAGTCGGGTCAGGTGGAGGAGGACAACACAGCCATCAGCGAG gTGGGCACAGTGCGGTACATGGCTCCGGAGGTGCTGGAGGGAGCTGTGAATCTGCGAGACTGCGAGGCTGCACTAAAACAAGTGGACGTTTTTGCTCTCGGTCTGCTGTACTGGGAATGCTTCATGCGCTGCACTGATCTCTTCCCAA GTGAATCCGTGCCCCCGTTCCAGCTGGCCTTCCAGGCTGAGGCAGGAAATCATCCGACCATAGAGGAAATGCAGGCACTGGTTTCCCGCCATAAACAGAGACCCAAATTTCCTGAAGCCTGGAAGGAAAACAGTctg gcagtACGCTCTCTGAAGGAGACGATAGAGGACTGCTGGGATCAGGACGCCGAGGCTCGGCTCACAGCTCAGTGTGTGGAGGAACGTCTGGCTGAACTGCTCGTCCTCTGGGAACGAGAAAAATCCACAAGTCCTGCTGTAAACGTCAGCACGGCCCTGCACAATCACAG GAACTTGTCACATGGACATCAAGCACCAAAGACTGGCTCCTACCCAGAAACCTCGTCTTCAGCTACTGTtgaggagagagagggtggagcTAAACCTCCTCACAGTGATGCATCTACAGAACCTGTGCTGATGGGAGGAGCtgcagaaaagaacagaaactgCATCAATTATGAGCGTCAACAAGCCCAATCTGGGTCAGGGCCTGACGGTACCATGCCTGCGCTGCTCTCTAAACCCATGGCAGTGAAGTGCGGTGGCCGTCCCCTCCATGCCCAGCTCACTCAGGAAGATCTGGAGACCACTAAACTGGACCTGAGCGAGGTGCAGAGGAACCTGCGTGAGAGCTCTGACGAGAGCTTAATGGAGCATTCAGAAAAACAGTTCAGCTTCGGTGAAACGGGGAGCTCACAAAGTCCCTTCTACCCGCTTGCGGATGCGACTGCTGACATCATGGGGTCACAGGTTTCCACACCTTCATCCGTCCTGCCCAAGCAGCAAAACGTCCCGAAGAGACCCAGCAGTCTGAGCCTGCAGTCTAAACCTGCTGCAGCTTTGTCTCTCAGGATGAAGTTCAGCAAGCTGAGCAAAAGCAATCTAAAGAAAGCCGACGTGGACGTGGCCAGAACTAAATCTGCTCCTGAGCCACGCCCAGTTAAGGTTATCTCCAACAACACAGTCTCAGAAATAATGGCAAATATAAGCACACAGCTGCCACCAGGGGGCACTGTGAGCACCACTGAATCTCAGAGTAAAGATGGTGTGAGCTCAGAGGAGATGAGCTTCGGAATCCTGACCGCCAGTCCGGACGAGCAGGAGCCCCTGCTGAGGAGAGACACACAGCTGGagaacaacaccaacaacaacaacagcaataacaaTGGCGGAGACGGTGAGGGCGATGGAGAGGGTGAGAGCAGagacggaggaggaggaggggagaTTGGTGAGAGTGCTGCACAACTCGGAGAGACTTCCTCCTCATCTGTGACAGAGCCTCCTGTACCGCCTCCTTCACGCCCACCTGCCCCGCCCATGACCACGCCCCAGCTGACACCCGCAGCACTCACACAGGGTGAGGCACTGCTCAGGCAGAACCGTGGACGAAGACCCGAGAGACCAAACTCACTGGACCTGTCCATCACTACGCTGCCCTTACTGG GAGGCCACTCAGACTGTGATGGGAAGGAGGGATCAGGAGACAAGATTAAAAAACGAGTGAAGACCCCCTACGCTTTAAAGAAGTGGCGTCCGGCGACTTGGGTCATCACTACAGACACTCTCGATGCCGAAGTGAACAACAACAAGTGTCCTGGAGGTCAGAACCACAATGCTGGGCCCAGCAGAGCCAAATCAACCCCTGCAGTTAACCTGAGGGGACGAGGGGGCGTAGCCTCTGGCTTCACCTCTGACCCCAGCGACTGCACCTTTTAA
- the fam117ba gene encoding protein FAM117B — translation MRDKATQTPRAWVDERRRGSHKRSASCGSTDQLKEIAKLRQQLQRSKRSSRHRRDKERKSPFNGNHAIIQSQSQMPKTILIPIPISKSTPPRFRNSIEGLNQEIERIIIRDTPERDEVIIPQDVPDGHRAPPPLPQRSSSTRSIDTQTPSGRSLGGNRSNSSSRADSVSPSYLSILNDAMGNSPLTNDDTLNESKERDLGPYSPLPKYASSPKPNNSYMFKREPPEGCERVKVFEENQPRPLQEIPPYLCPDRNKVNFIPKSGSAFCLVSILKPLLPTQELSFRGGVSYCSLSPSLVPLSGVGVRSLSPSLGPVLTRGRQSPCLPRHLEEPEG, via the exons ATGAGGGACAAAGCCACCCAG ACCCCCAGGGCCTGGGTAGATGAGCGCAGGAGGGGCTCCCACAAGCGCTCGGCCTCCTGCGGCAGCACCGATCAGCTAAAGGAg ATCGCAAAATTGCGGCAGCAGCTGCAGCGCAGCAAACGTAGCAGTCGTCATCGACGCGATAAGGAGCGCAAATCGCCCTTCAATGGCAACCATGCTATTATCCAATCACag TCCCAGATGCCTAAAACCATCTTGATTCCCATCCCCATCTCCAAGTCCACGCCTCCTCGCTTCCGCAACAGCATCGAGGGACTCAACCAGGAGATCGAGCGCATCATCATACGGGACACACCTGAGCGTGATGAGGTCATCATT CCACAGGACGTTCCTGACGGACACCGCGCACCCCCACCCCTTCCCcagcgcagcagcagcacacgCAGCATCGATACACAGACACCCTCAGGAAGAAGCCTGGGTGGTAACCGTAGCAACAGCAGCAGCCGGGCGGATTCGGTGTCCCCGTCTTACCTCAGCATCCTGAACGATGCAATGGGAAACAGTCCCTTAACCAACGATGACACACTCAACGAGAGCAAGGAAAGag ATCTGGGGCCGTACTCACCCTTGCCCAAGTACGCATCCTCTCCCAAACCCAACAACAGCTACATGTTCAAGCGGGAGCCTCCAGAAGGCTGTGAAAGAGTCAAGGTCTTCGAAGAGAACCA gcCCAGGCCTCTGCAGGAGATCCCTCCGTACCTGTGTCCGGACCGGAACAAGGTGAACTTCATTCCCAAAAGCGGCTCTGCGTTTTGTCTCGTCAGCATCCTGAAGCCGCTGCTGCCCACCCAGGAGCTGAGCTTCCGCGGCGGCGTGTCGTACTGCAGCCTGTCTCCCTCCCTCGTCCCTCTCAGCGGGGTCGGAGTGCGCAGCCTGTCCCCTTCTCTCGGCCCCGTCCTAACACGAGGACGCCAGTCCCCCTGCCTCCCACGCCACCTGGAGGAGCCCGAGGGTTAG